The following are from one region of the Deinococcus aestuarii genome:
- a CDS encoding metal-sensitive transcriptional regulator: protein MPEDARKRAARRLKIARGHLDSIVAMLEKDDAYCVDVLRQIKAVQGALSGAGEVVLRGHLEAHVATASTRGDSVEIVEELMEALKYT from the coding sequence ATGCCCGAGGACGCGCGCAAACGCGCCGCCCGACGGCTGAAGATTGCCCGGGGCCACCTCGACAGCATCGTCGCCATGCTGGAAAAGGACGACGCGTACTGCGTGGACGTGCTGCGGCAGATCAAGGCCGTGCAGGGCGCCCTGTCCGGGGCGGGCGAGGTCGTGCTGCGCGGCCACCTGGAAGCGCATGTCGCCACCGCCTCGACTCGCGGCGACAGCGTGGAGATCGTCGAGGAGCTGATGGAAGCCCTCAAGTACACCTGA
- a CDS encoding CopZ family metallochaperone, which yields MTTQLNVTGMSCGHCEKAVTNALKGVPGVQDVRVDLQGGTATVQGEADPQALIAAVAEEGYGAQVRG from the coding sequence ATGACGACCCAATTGAACGTGACCGGTATGAGCTGTGGGCACTGCGAGAAGGCCGTGACGAACGCCCTCAAGGGCGTCCCCGGCGTGCAGGACGTCCGCGTCGATCTCCAGGGCGGGACGGCCACCGTGCAGGGCGAGGCCGACCCCCAGGCCCTGATCGCGGCAGTGGCCGAAGAGGGCTACGGTGCCCAGGTGCGCGGCTAA
- a CDS encoding heavy metal translocating P-type ATPase: MSKTIELGVQGMTCASCVGRVERGLSKVEGVESAAVNLATERATITYNPEQAAPQALIAKVKDVGYEPVVGEIELGVQGMTCASCVSRVERALKKVDGVLDASVNLATERASVRYLPSSVSAGQLKAAVKGAGYEVLEAQAGQDRSDLEREARERETRSLRNAVAFSAVFAIPLAILAMVPMLVPAVNDWLMNTFGHRVMTTLNWVMLALAAPVQFGPGMRFYRLGWKALRNRSPDMNSLVMIGTSAAFFYSLVVTLAPQVFPEGTAHVYYEAAAVVITLILLGKYFEAIAKGRSSEAMKKLLSLQAKTARVVRGGQELELPTDEVLIGDLISVRPGEKIPVDGEVISGNSFVDESMITGEPIPVAKQTGAAVVGGTLNQNGAFQFRATRIGADTALAQIIKLVESAQGSKPPIQGLADKVVSVFVPIVIVIAALTFLIWMLVGGSTALSFALVTTVAVLIIACPCAMGLATPTSIMVGTGKAAELGVLFRNGTALEGLQSVNVVAVDKTGTLTKGRPELTDLVTAPGFDRAEVLGLMAAAEEQSEHPIARAIVDAAKREGIAILPLESFEAVPGYGLEARVEGRLVQVGADRYMHRLGLNVDQFAAQAERLGDEGKSPLYAAIGGQLAAVIAVADPIKEGSPEAVQALHRQGLKVAMITGDNARTANAIARQLGIDEVLAEVLPSGKSDAVKELQAKGSKVAFVGDGINDAPALAQADVGLAIGTGTDVAVETADVILMSGDLRGVPNALALSRATLRNIKLNLFWAFAYNIVLIPVAAGVLYPAFGWLLSPVLAAAAMGFSSVFVLTNALRLRGFRPPVRPDPVPVAASRPTPARA; this comes from the coding sequence ATGAGCAAGACCATCGAGCTGGGCGTGCAGGGAATGACCTGCGCCAGTTGCGTGGGCCGGGTGGAACGGGGCCTGAGCAAGGTCGAGGGAGTGGAGAGCGCCGCCGTGAATCTGGCGACCGAGCGCGCCACCATTACCTATAATCCAGAGCAGGCCGCGCCGCAGGCGTTGATTGCCAAGGTCAAGGACGTGGGCTACGAGCCCGTCGTAGGCGAAATCGAGCTGGGCGTGCAGGGGATGACCTGCGCGAGTTGCGTGAGCCGGGTCGAGCGGGCCCTGAAGAAGGTGGACGGGGTGCTGGACGCCAGCGTCAACCTCGCCACCGAGCGCGCCTCGGTAAGGTATCTGCCATCCAGCGTGAGCGCGGGGCAACTCAAAGCGGCGGTGAAGGGCGCGGGCTACGAGGTGCTTGAGGCTCAGGCCGGTCAGGACCGCAGCGACCTGGAACGTGAGGCGCGCGAGCGGGAAACGCGCTCCCTGAGAAACGCGGTGGCCTTCAGCGCCGTCTTCGCCATCCCCCTCGCCATCCTGGCGATGGTCCCGATGCTCGTGCCCGCCGTGAACGACTGGTTGATGAATACCTTCGGGCATAGGGTCATGACCACCCTGAACTGGGTCATGCTGGCCCTCGCGGCTCCTGTGCAGTTCGGCCCCGGGATGCGCTTCTACCGCCTGGGCTGGAAGGCCCTCAGGAACAGGTCGCCCGATATGAACTCCCTGGTCATGATCGGCACCTCGGCGGCGTTCTTCTACTCACTGGTGGTCACGCTCGCGCCGCAGGTCTTCCCCGAGGGCACCGCGCACGTGTACTACGAGGCCGCTGCCGTCGTGATCACCCTGATCCTGCTGGGCAAGTATTTCGAGGCCATCGCCAAGGGCCGCTCCAGCGAGGCGATGAAGAAGCTGCTGAGTCTCCAGGCGAAGACGGCGCGGGTGGTCCGGGGCGGCCAGGAACTCGAACTGCCCACGGACGAGGTGCTGATCGGCGACCTGATCTCCGTCCGACCCGGCGAGAAGATCCCCGTCGACGGCGAGGTCATCTCGGGTAACTCCTTTGTCGATGAGTCGATGATCACTGGTGAGCCGATTCCCGTCGCCAAGCAGACCGGCGCGGCGGTCGTCGGCGGCACCCTCAACCAGAACGGCGCCTTTCAGTTCAGGGCGACCAGGATCGGGGCGGACACCGCTCTCGCGCAGATCATCAAGCTGGTGGAGAGCGCCCAGGGCAGCAAGCCCCCGATCCAGGGCCTCGCAGATAAGGTCGTCTCGGTGTTCGTTCCCATCGTCATCGTGATCGCCGCCCTGACCTTCCTGATCTGGATGCTGGTGGGCGGGAGCACTGCCCTCTCGTTCGCCCTGGTCACGACCGTCGCGGTGCTGATCATCGCCTGCCCCTGCGCGATGGGACTGGCGACCCCGACCAGCATCATGGTGGGCACCGGCAAGGCCGCCGAACTGGGCGTCCTCTTCCGCAATGGCACGGCGCTCGAAGGGCTCCAGAGCGTGAACGTGGTGGCCGTGGACAAGACCGGCACCCTGACGAAGGGCAGGCCCGAACTCACCGATCTCGTGACCGCGCCCGGCTTCGACCGCGCCGAGGTCCTGGGACTGATGGCCGCCGCCGAGGAGCAGAGTGAGCACCCTATCGCCCGCGCCATCGTGGACGCGGCGAAGAGAGAGGGCATCGCCATCCTCCCCCTCGAAAGCTTCGAGGCGGTGCCCGGGTACGGGCTGGAGGCGCGCGTGGAAGGCCGCCTGGTGCAGGTCGGCGCCGACCGCTACATGCACCGGCTCGGGCTGAACGTGGATCAGTTCGCCGCCCAGGCCGAACGGCTCGGGGACGAGGGCAAGAGTCCGCTGTACGCGGCCATAGGCGGCCAGCTCGCCGCCGTGATCGCCGTGGCCGACCCGATCAAGGAGGGCAGCCCCGAGGCGGTCCAGGCGCTGCACCGGCAGGGCCTGAAGGTGGCGATGATCACCGGGGACAACGCCCGCACGGCGAACGCCATCGCCCGGCAGCTCGGGATCGACGAGGTGCTCGCCGAGGTGCTGCCCAGCGGCAAGAGTGACGCCGTCAAAGAACTCCAGGCGAAAGGCAGCAAGGTGGCCTTTGTGGGAGACGGCATCAACGATGCCCCGGCGCTCGCCCAGGCCGATGTAGGCCTCGCTATTGGAACTGGAACTGACGTGGCCGTAGAGACCGCCGACGTGATCCTGATGAGCGGGGACCTGCGCGGGGTGCCGAATGCGCTGGCGCTGAGCCGCGCGACGCTGCGCAACATCAAGCTCAATCTGTTCTGGGCCTTCGCGTACAACATCGTGCTGATCCCGGTCGCGGCGGGGGTGCTGTACCCGGCCTTCGGCTGGCTGCTCAGCCCGGTGCTGGCGGCGGCGGCGATGGGCTTCTCCAGCGTCTTCGTCCTGACCAACGCGCTGCGCCTGCGCGGCTTCCGTCCGCCCGTGCGCCCTGATCCCGTTCCGGTGGCCGCGTCCAGGCCGACTCCTGCGCGTGCCTGA
- a CDS encoding mismatch-specific DNA-glycosylase, whose product MRVLFVGFNPSLRAAQIGHHYAGRGNGFWRLLAASGLTPHLLRPEEDRLMLRWGLGSTNLVARPTASAAELTRAELRAGVPHLKGLVTRHDIPIVAYTGKGVYLPAAGRPRAPWGRQEEALIEGVVDFVLPSPSGLARMPFQTKLAHYGELARLVGQLIP is encoded by the coding sequence GTGCGCGTGCTGTTCGTCGGCTTCAACCCCAGCCTTCGCGCGGCGCAGATCGGTCATCACTACGCGGGGCGGGGCAACGGGTTCTGGCGGCTGCTGGCCGCCTCTGGCCTGACCCCACACCTGTTGCGCCCCGAAGAAGACCGCCTGATGCTGCGGTGGGGCCTGGGCTCGACCAACCTGGTGGCCCGGCCCACCGCGAGCGCCGCCGAATTGACCCGTGCGGAGCTGCGTGCCGGGGTGCCGCACCTCAAGGGACTGGTGACCCGCCATGACATTCCTATCGTCGCGTACACCGGAAAGGGCGTGTACCTGCCGGCGGCGGGAAGACCACGGGCCCCGTGGGGAAGGCAGGAGGAGGCCCTGATCGAGGGCGTCGTGGACTTCGTGCTGCCCTCACCGAGTGGCCTGGCGCGCATGCCCTTCCAGACCAAGCTGGCCCACTACGGCGAGTTGGCCAGGCTGGTCGGGCAGCTGATACCGTAA